One genomic segment of Trichoplusia ni isolate ovarian cell line Hi5 chromosome 5, tn1, whole genome shotgun sequence includes these proteins:
- the LOC113494610 gene encoding glycine--tRNA ligase, whose amino-acid sequence MRNIVALVYKCSVFSKNFPIYCSQFRLTHNNYWGSNKLHRKIKIPNPQREIIMADPKIEEILAPLRACVKEQGDLVRKLKEEKAPEIDIKKAVAELKARKKVLEDKELSLAPSEELFDRAKMEDLIKRRFFYDQSFAIYGGITGQFDFGPMGCALKSNMIQLWRKYFILQEQMLEVDCSILTPEPVLKASGHVERFADLMTKDVKSGECFRLDHLIKAHLEKIKSEKNTTAELKAEIEDILVKLDGMTADEMSALMQRFQMKSPISGNDLTPPIEFNLMFNTQIGPSGLVKGFLRPETAQGIFVNFKRLLEFNQGRLPFAAAQIGNSFRNEISPRSGLLRVREFTMCEIEHFCDTKDHPKFESVKDTQMLFYSANNQEQGKPAEIMTIGDAVSKGIVNNETLGYFMARIHLYMLAVGIDSKKLRFRQHMGNEMAHYACDCWDAECLSSYGWVECVGCADRSAYDLTQHSKATGIRLAAEKKLPAPKQIEVVEAVPNKAAIGKEFKKDAKVINDTLAAMDSAALDDLQAKLDANGEYTLSTPNGEFKLTPKIVSVKRTQKTVHVEEIIPSVIEPSFGIGRILYSILEHNFKMREGDEQRTYFSLPAAVAPMKCAVLPLSGNAEFQPFVRELSQELTNVDVSHKVDDSSGSIGRRYARTDELGVPYAITVDFDTMKEPHSVTLRERDSMGQVRLPLTDVPVVVRDLSNSRISWSQIEQKYPKFEQQETAKGAAA is encoded by the coding sequence ATGAGAAACATCGTAGCTTTAGTATATAAGTGTAGTGTGTTTAGTAAAAACTTTCCAATATACTGCAGTCAGTTTCGACTAACTCATAATAACTATTGGGGCAGCAATAAGCTCCACAGGAAAATCAAAATCCCCAATCCTCAAAGAGAAATAATAATGGCTGATCCTAAAATTGAAGAAATCCTCGCGCCTTTGCGGGCCTGTGTCAAAGAACAAGGTGATTTAGTCCGGAAACTGAAGGAAGAGAAAGCACCTgaaattgacataaaaaaagCTGTGGCTGAGCTAAAAGCAAGGAAGAAAGTCTTGGAGGACAAAGAACTCAGCCTCGCACCTTCTGAAGAGCTTTTTGACCGTGCCAAGATGGAGGATCTCATTAAAAGACGATTTTTCTATGACCAGTCCTTTGCTATTTATGGTGGCATTACTGGTCAATTCGACTTCGGCCCCATGGGATGTGCTCTCAAAAGCAACATGATACAACTCTGGAGAAAATACTTTATTCTCCAAGAACAAATGTTAGAGGTGGACTGCTCTATACTTACTCCTGAACCAGTACTAAAAGCTTCTGGACATGTTGAGAGGTTTGCTGACCTTATGACCAAGGATGTTAAGTCTGGAGAGTGCTTCCGTTTAGACCACTTGATCAAAGCCCACCTTGAAAAGATAAAGAGTGAAAAAAATACTACAGCAGAGCTTAAAGCAGAGATAGAAGATATTCTTGTGAAGCTTGATGGTATGACAGCTGATGAGATGTCAGCACTTATGCAAAGGTTCCAGATGAAGTCACCCATCAGTGGCAATGACCTTACTCCACCAATTGAATTTAACCTTATGTTCAACACCCAAATTGGTCCTAGTGGATTAGTGAAAGGTTTCCTGAGACCAGAAACAGCTCAAGGCATATTTGTGAACTTCAAGCGTCTTCTGGAATTCAACCAGGGCCGTCTACCATTTGCAGCTGCTCAAATTGGGAACTCCTTCAGAAATGAAATCTCACCCCGTTCTGGTCTTCTTCGAGTTAGAGAGTTCACTATGTGTGAAATTGAGCACTTCTGTGACACCAAAGATCATCCTAAGTTTGAGTCTGTGAAGGACACACAGATGCTGTTTTACTCAGCCAATAACCAGGAGCAAGGCAAACCTGCTGAAATCATGACTATTGGAGACGCTGTATCTAAGGGCATTGTCAACAATGAGACTTTGGGATACTTCATGGCCAGAATTCATTTGTATATGCTAGCTGTTGGCATTGACTCCAAGAAACTAAGGTTCAGGCAGCATATGGGTAATGAAATGGCTCACTATGCCTGTGACTGTTGGGATGCTGAGTGTCTCTCCAGCTATGGATGGGTGGAGTGTGTGGGCTGTGCCGACAGGTCTGCCTATGACTTGACTCAGCACTCTAAAGCTACTGGTATCAGACTTGCTGCTGAAAAAAAACTGCCAGCTCCCAAACAGATTGAAGTAGTTGAAGCTGTTCCCAACAAAGCAGCAATTGGCAAGGAATTCAAGAAAGATGCAAAAGTCATCAATGATACCTTAGCAGCAATGGACTCTGCAGCCCTAGATGATCTGCAAGCTAAATTAGATGCCAATGGGGAATACACCCTGTCTACACCTAATGGTGAATTCAAACTAACTCCTAAAATTGTTAGTGTGAAAAGAACTCAAAAGACAGTTCATGTTGAAGAAATCATTCCCAGTGTTATTGAACCTTCATTTGGCATTGGTAGAATCTTGTATAGCATTTTAGAACACAACTTCAAAATGAGGGAGGGTGATGAACAGAGGACTTACTTCTCGTTGCCAGCCGCAGTCGCGCCTATGAAGTGCGCCGTCTTGCCACTGAGTGGTAACGCCGAATTCCAACCATTTGTTAGGGAACTATCCCAAGAGTTAACAAATGTTGATGTTTCGCACAAAGTTGACGACTCTTCTGGATCAATAGGTCGTCGTTACGCTAGAACTGATGAACTTGGTGTCCCATATGCCATTACAGTTGATTTCGACACCATGAAAGAACCTCATTCAGTTACCCTTAGAGAAAGGGATAGTATGGGCCAAGTAAGATTGCCTTTGACTGATGTTCCTGTTGTTGTACGTGATCTATCTAACAGCAGGATCTCCTGGTCGCAAATTGAGCAGAAGTATCCCAAGTTTGAGCAGCAAGAGACTGCCAAGGGCGCCGCCGCATAA